The Agromyces sp. LHK192 genome includes a window with the following:
- a CDS encoding SRPBCC domain-containing protein, translated as MTSTSASVIDEQGFSVRRTIRIAASVDKVWRAVTDPEHISRWFGQVVLDGAAVGARGGMTVEGYGVIPMRIEAIEPQRLVAYRWGADDAAGTPPAEVDESSTVFTFTLEDLGDDGTQLTVVETGFERTSDPAANLESHRQGWDSELDKLVALLEGAG; from the coding sequence ATGACCTCGACCTCGGCATCCGTCATCGACGAGCAGGGATTCAGCGTCCGGCGCACGATCCGCATCGCCGCATCCGTCGACAAGGTCTGGCGGGCGGTGACCGATCCCGAGCACATCTCGAGGTGGTTCGGGCAGGTCGTGCTCGACGGCGCGGCCGTCGGCGCCCGCGGCGGTATGACCGTCGAGGGGTACGGCGTGATCCCGATGCGCATCGAGGCGATCGAGCCGCAGCGGCTCGTCGCCTACCGCTGGGGCGCCGACGACGCGGCGGGTACGCCGCCCGCCGAGGTCGACGAGTCGTCGACCGTGTTCACCTTCACCCTCGAGGACCTCGGCGACGACGGCACGCAGCTCACCGTCGTCGAGACCGGGTTCGAACGCACGAGCGACCCCGCCGCGAACCTCGAGAGCCACCGGCAGGGCTGGGACTCCGAACTCGACAAGCTCGTCGCCCTGCTCGAGGGCGCCGGATGA
- a CDS encoding metalloregulator ArsR/SmtB family transcription factor, which yields MTQALVPVFAALGDETRWSILAALGEGDASASALAGRLPVSRQAIAKHLAVLQEVGLVEPIRVGREVRFRVIGARLGETARRLEALGAVWDRRLAAIKEIAEGL from the coding sequence ATGACCCAGGCGCTGGTCCCGGTGTTCGCCGCGCTCGGAGACGAGACCCGGTGGAGCATCCTCGCGGCGCTCGGCGAGGGGGATGCCTCGGCGTCCGCCCTCGCCGGGCGCCTGCCCGTCAGCAGGCAGGCGATCGCGAAGCACCTCGCCGTGCTGCAGGAGGTCGGACTCGTCGAGCCGATCCGCGTCGGCCGCGAGGTGCGGTTCCGCGTGATCGGGGCCCGGCTCGGCGAGACCGCGCGCAGGCTCGAGGCGCTCGGCGCCGTCTGGGACCGTCGTCTGGCCGCGATCAAGGAGATCGCCGAGGGCCTGTAG
- a CDS encoding nitroreductase family deazaflavin-dependent oxidoreductase produces the protein MDEPRRPTTGPSRLRIALGHALRGPVRAGLIPHAVVLTVTGRKRGEPRSTPITPIEVGGRHWLVSPYGTVEWVKNLRADPEATLARRRTVRRFIAREASAAEAGPVLKRYVAIVPIARPYFSAGPQDPAGAFAAEADRHPVFEVIDPGALDAD, from the coding sequence ATGGATGAGCCGCGCCGACCGACCACGGGGCCGAGCCGACTCCGGATCGCACTCGGGCACGCGCTGCGCGGACCCGTGCGCGCCGGCCTCATCCCGCACGCGGTGGTCCTCACCGTGACCGGCCGGAAGAGGGGTGAGCCGCGGTCCACCCCGATCACGCCGATCGAGGTGGGCGGACGACACTGGCTCGTGTCCCCGTACGGCACCGTCGAGTGGGTGAAGAACCTCCGCGCCGACCCCGAGGCCACCCTGGCCCGTCGCCGGACCGTGCGGCGCTTCATCGCCCGGGAGGCGTCGGCCGCCGAAGCCGGCCCGGTGCTCAAGCGATACGTCGCGATCGTGCCGATCGCACGGCCGTACTTCTCCGCCGGCCCCCAGGACCCCGCCGGGGCCTTCGCGGCCGAGGCCGACCGGCATCCGGTCTTCGAAGTGATCGACCCCGGCGCACTCGACGCCGACTGA
- a CDS encoding SRPBCC family protein — protein MPTSFTLETQSPVPPETLFDRSLDIDAHVASMSHTGERAIGGVVEGAIGLGESVTWSARHFGIRWTMTSRITELDRPGRFVDEQVRGPFRSFRHVHEFRRGVDGGCIMVDTIELGSPVFGALAERLVLVPYLRRLIRRRNAHLVASLATDC, from the coding sequence GTGCCCACCTCGTTCACGCTCGAGACGCAGAGCCCGGTTCCACCCGAGACGCTCTTCGACCGCTCGCTCGACATCGATGCCCACGTCGCGTCGATGTCGCACACCGGCGAGCGCGCGATCGGGGGAGTCGTCGAGGGGGCGATCGGGCTCGGCGAGTCGGTGACGTGGAGCGCGAGGCACTTCGGCATCCGCTGGACGATGACCTCGCGCATCACCGAACTCGACCGTCCCGGCCGGTTCGTCGACGAACAGGTGCGCGGGCCCTTCCGGTCGTTCCGGCACGTGCACGAGTTCCGGCGCGGCGTCGACGGGGGCTGCATCATGGTCGACACGATCGAGCTCGGCTCGCCGGTCTTCGGTGCCCTGGCCGAGCGGCTCGTGCTGGTGCCCTACCTCCGGCGGCTCATCCGTCGGCGCAACGCGCACCTCGTGGCCTCGCTCGCCACCGACTGCTGA
- a CDS encoding VOC family protein, which translates to MAALAPISPCLWFDDQAREAMEYYVSVFPDSRIDRIDEYPDESLDEHFAGMAGKVINGQFTLNGMPFTCLDGGPLFTFNESISFIVSCADQAEIDEYWSKLSHVPEAEQCGWCKDRFGVSWQVIPANMAELTRTPAQIQVMMQQKKVVIAELLTA; encoded by the coding sequence ATGGCCGCGCTCGCACCGATCAGCCCGTGCCTGTGGTTCGACGACCAGGCCCGGGAGGCGATGGAGTACTACGTCTCGGTCTTCCCGGACTCGAGGATCGACCGTATCGACGAGTACCCCGACGAGTCGCTCGACGAGCACTTCGCCGGCATGGCGGGCAAGGTGATCAACGGGCAGTTCACGCTCAACGGCATGCCGTTCACCTGCCTCGACGGCGGCCCGCTGTTCACCTTCAACGAGTCGATCTCGTTCATCGTGAGCTGCGCCGACCAGGCCGAGATCGACGAGTACTGGTCGAAGCTGTCGCACGTGCCCGAAGCCGAGCAGTGCGGCTGGTGCAAGGACCGGTTCGGCGTGAGCTGGCAGGTGATCCCCGCGAACATGGCGGAGCTCACGCGGACGCCGGCGCAGATCCAGGTGATGATGCAGCAGAAGAAGGTCGTGATCGCCGAGCTCCTGACGGCGTGA
- a CDS encoding TetR/AcrR family transcriptional regulator, whose protein sequence is MPTRSIERSRLTRAHVLRTAMALADRDGIDALTMRGLAAELGVEAMSIYHHLPNKDAILDGVVEEVFGEIETEVGGFTAPVADAASWSPLVRGRILGARAVLLRHPWAAWVMNARGAPGPTAARHVDGIVGIMHAGGFSYDLIHHSLHALGSRVYGYVQELSDDKDAPPPVALAQLATFAPNLAAMLGEVVHDDPDSTLGWCDDQTEFEFGLDLLLEGLERRRLAQNRA, encoded by the coding sequence ATGCCGACGAGGTCGATCGAACGCTCCCGCCTGACCCGCGCACACGTGCTGCGAACGGCGATGGCGCTCGCCGACCGCGACGGGATCGACGCGCTCACGATGCGCGGGCTCGCCGCCGAACTCGGCGTCGAGGCCATGTCGATCTACCACCACCTGCCGAACAAGGACGCCATCCTCGACGGCGTCGTCGAAGAGGTCTTCGGCGAGATCGAGACCGAGGTGGGCGGCTTCACGGCTCCCGTGGCGGATGCCGCATCCTGGTCGCCGCTCGTCCGCGGACGCATCCTCGGCGCGCGGGCCGTGCTGCTGCGGCATCCATGGGCGGCCTGGGTCATGAACGCGCGCGGCGCCCCCGGACCGACCGCCGCACGACACGTCGACGGCATCGTCGGCATCATGCACGCCGGCGGGTTCTCGTACGACCTCATCCACCACTCGCTGCACGCGCTCGGCAGCCGCGTCTACGGCTACGTGCAGGAGCTCAGCGACGACAAGGATGCCCCGCCGCCCGTCGCGCTCGCGCAACTCGCGACGTTCGCGCCGAACCTCGCGGCGATGCTCGGGGAGGTCGTGCACGACGACCCCGACTCGACGCTCGGCTGGTGCGACGACCAGACGGAGTTCGAGTTCGGGCTCGACCTGCTGCTCGAGGGACTCGAGCGGCGCCGGCTGGCGCAGAACCGGGCCTGA
- a CDS encoding NAD(P)-dependent alcohol dehydrogenase — translation MTTTETRTTMRAARLERFGPPEVVSVGDALRPEPDARELLVRLRATTVSIADHRLRTREVPRGLGLVAAPKIGLFRPRVRTLGMEGAGVVEAVGAAVTRFAPGDEVMVMRGAAFGCHAEYATVAETGDVARKPAALSFEEAAAVIFGGHTAVRYLDLVDLRPGVEVLVNGASGAVGSAVVQLAAARGATVTAVTSGRNTALVRSLGASRAIDYTREDFTATDAPRPRYDVVVECVGNAPYSRVRHLIRPGGALLLVIADLAGMIGAGIRPRRRGVLVNQSGGPMGPALMQRVAALAESGDLRPVIDRTYELDEIVEAHRYVDTGRKRGSVVVRIP, via the coding sequence ATGACGACCACCGAGACCCGGACGACCATGCGAGCGGCACGCCTGGAGCGGTTCGGTCCGCCCGAGGTCGTCAGTGTCGGCGACGCGCTGCGGCCCGAGCCCGACGCGCGCGAACTGCTCGTCAGGCTCCGCGCGACCACGGTGAGCATCGCCGACCACCGGCTGCGCACGCGTGAGGTGCCGCGCGGACTCGGGCTCGTCGCCGCGCCGAAGATCGGGTTGTTCCGTCCGCGGGTCCGAACGCTCGGCATGGAGGGCGCGGGCGTCGTCGAGGCGGTCGGCGCCGCGGTCACCCGCTTCGCGCCCGGCGACGAGGTGATGGTCATGCGCGGCGCCGCGTTCGGCTGCCACGCCGAGTACGCCACCGTCGCGGAGACCGGCGACGTCGCCCGCAAGCCGGCCGCCCTGTCGTTCGAGGAGGCTGCCGCCGTGATCTTCGGCGGACACACCGCGGTCCGCTACCTCGACCTCGTCGACCTCCGGCCCGGCGTCGAGGTGCTCGTCAACGGCGCGTCCGGCGCCGTCGGATCGGCGGTCGTGCAGCTCGCCGCGGCGCGCGGTGCGACCGTGACCGCGGTCACCAGCGGCCGCAACACCGCCCTCGTGCGCTCGCTCGGGGCATCCCGGGCCATCGACTACACGCGCGAGGACTTCACGGCGACGGATGCCCCGCGCCCGCGGTACGACGTCGTCGTCGAGTGCGTCGGCAATGCGCCGTACTCGAGGGTGCGGCACCTGATCCGGCCCGGCGGCGCGCTCCTGCTCGTGATCGCCGACCTCGCCGGCATGATCGGGGCCGGCATCCGGCCGCGACGCCGGGGCGTCCTGGTGAACCAATCCGGCGGGCCGATGGGTCCCGCGCTCATGCAACGCGTCGCAGCGCTCGCGGAATCCGGTGACCTGCGCCCGGTGATCGACCGGACCTACGAACTCGACGAGATCGTGGAGGCCCACCGGTACGTCGACACCGGCCGCAAGCGGGGGAGCGTGGTGGTCCGGATCCCGTGA
- a CDS encoding MFS transporter yields the protein MPLGLIALAIGGFGIGLTEFVIMGLLPEVATDFGVSEAEAGWFISGYALAVVVGALGLTAATTRLPRKPVLMGLLGLFIAGNALSALATTYEAMMAGRVVAALCHGAFFGIGSVVAARLVAPEKAAGAIAIMFTGLTAANVLGVPFGTFIGQQFGWRSTFWAISAIGVVALIGIAALVPATRNGDAPAPSLRRELAAFRSGQVWLSLTVTVLGFGGMFGAFTYIAYTLTEVGGFGSDAVPWLLVLFGAGLVVGNWIGGRLADRAIDRTLVGFLTALTTVLVAFGLLASNQIATIVLLVLMGGFGFGTVPGLQSRIMRYAPDAPTLASGANIGAFNLGNALGAWAGGLAITAGLGYASPMFVGAGITAAALVVMIVAAAAARRIPRASVAREASGQAPASESRQVATAQR from the coding sequence ATGCCGCTCGGGCTCATCGCACTCGCCATCGGCGGATTCGGCATCGGACTCACGGAGTTCGTGATCATGGGCCTGCTGCCCGAGGTCGCGACCGACTTCGGGGTGAGCGAGGCCGAGGCCGGGTGGTTCATCTCGGGCTACGCGCTCGCAGTCGTCGTCGGCGCACTCGGCCTCACAGCGGCCACGACGCGGCTGCCGCGGAAGCCCGTGCTGATGGGCCTGCTCGGACTCTTCATCGCCGGCAACGCGCTCTCGGCGCTCGCGACGACCTACGAGGCGATGATGGCCGGACGAGTGGTGGCCGCCCTCTGCCACGGCGCGTTCTTCGGCATCGGCTCGGTCGTGGCCGCGCGCCTCGTCGCGCCCGAGAAGGCCGCAGGCGCGATCGCGATCATGTTCACCGGGCTCACCGCCGCGAACGTGCTCGGCGTGCCGTTCGGCACCTTCATCGGCCAGCAGTTCGGCTGGCGGTCCACGTTCTGGGCGATCTCGGCGATCGGCGTCGTCGCGCTCATCGGCATCGCGGCGCTCGTGCCCGCGACCCGCAACGGTGACGCCCCCGCGCCGAGCCTGCGACGGGAGCTGGCGGCGTTCCGGTCCGGCCAGGTCTGGCTGTCGCTCACGGTCACGGTGCTGGGCTTCGGTGGGATGTTCGGCGCATTCACCTACATCGCCTACACGCTCACCGAGGTGGGCGGCTTCGGCTCGGACGCCGTGCCGTGGCTGCTCGTCCTCTTCGGAGCGGGCCTGGTCGTCGGCAACTGGATCGGCGGTCGCCTCGCCGACCGCGCGATCGACCGGACGCTCGTCGGCTTCCTCACCGCGCTCACGACCGTGCTCGTCGCGTTCGGCCTGCTCGCGAGCAACCAGATCGCGACGATCGTGCTGCTGGTGCTCATGGGTGGATTCGGGTTCGGCACCGTCCCCGGTCTGCAGAGCCGGATCATGCGGTACGCACCGGACGCGCCGACGCTCGCGTCGGGCGCCAACATCGGCGCGTTCAACCTCGGCAACGCGCTGGGCGCCTGGGCGGGCGGGCTCGCGATCACCGCAGGCCTCGGCTACGCCTCGCCAATGTTCGTCGGCGCCGGCATCACGGCGGCGGCGCTGGTCGTCATGATCGTCGCGGCGGCCGCGGCACGACGGATCCCCCGCGCATCGGTCGCGCGCGAGGCATCCGGCCAGGCGCCGGCATCCGAGTCGAGGCAGGTCGCGACCGCGCAGCGGTAG
- a CDS encoding MarR family winged helix-turn-helix transcriptional regulator, whose amino-acid sequence MGIGDDAVEVRAQGWRTLAALHTMIEAELERALGDEVELSVVEYTVLDALSRQDGWHMRMQQLARAAALSPSATTRLVNRLEDRGLLTRILCADDRRGIYTELTAAGRDLYRRAKPIHDRSLEQVLAEAGERPELAPVVDALQGAAPLALSGSN is encoded by the coding sequence ATGGGCATCGGCGACGACGCGGTCGAGGTACGGGCGCAGGGATGGCGCACCCTCGCGGCACTGCACACGATGATCGAGGCCGAGCTCGAGCGCGCGCTCGGGGATGAGGTCGAACTCTCGGTCGTCGAGTACACGGTGCTCGACGCGCTCAGTCGCCAGGACGGCTGGCACATGCGCATGCAGCAGCTGGCGCGCGCGGCGGCCCTCAGCCCCAGCGCGACGACGCGGCTCGTGAACCGGCTCGAAGACCGCGGCCTGCTCACCCGCATCCTCTGCGCCGACGACCGCCGCGGCATCTACACCGAGCTCACCGCCGCGGGCCGCGACCTGTACCGACGCGCGAAGCCGATCCACGACCGCTCGCTCGAACAGGTGCTCGCCGAGGCCGGCGAGCGACCGGAACTGGCTCCGGTCGTCGATGCGCTGCAGGGCGCCGCGCCGCTCGCGCTGAGCGGGTCGAACTAG
- a CDS encoding YciI family protein, with protein sequence MARNPDIPDAFDVYTVVVLRRPVDAPEMTDAELDELQARHLAYRADLRRAGKLAANGPFLGQSDETYRGMSVFACGPEEAAALSEADPSVVAGRLAYDVMEWWVAAGSMAFPLADGLVGDRRELPEG encoded by the coding sequence ATGGCGCGCAATCCCGACATCCCCGACGCGTTCGACGTCTACACGGTCGTCGTCCTGCGACGTCCGGTCGACGCCCCGGAGATGACGGACGCCGAGCTCGACGAGCTCCAGGCCCGACACCTCGCCTATCGCGCCGACCTGCGGCGAGCGGGCAAGCTCGCCGCGAACGGGCCGTTCCTCGGGCAGAGCGACGAGACGTACCGCGGGATGTCGGTGTTCGCCTGCGGCCCGGAGGAGGCGGCCGCGCTCTCCGAAGCCGACCCTTCGGTCGTCGCTGGCCGCCTCGCGTACGACGTCATGGAGTGGTGGGTCGCCGCGGGGTCGATGGCGTTCCCGCTCGCTGATGGCCTCGTCGGCGATCGTCGGGAGCTGCCCGAGGGCTAG
- a CDS encoding dehydrogenase, which yields MHETTDSTTNRRSNPAGGPDGAAGAHVPGHGAIGCPECFEELQRNHDWWKARPEGSRLVGLVVARDDLPSIVEQRDDLGAFGVQILDFKHPAPESIIETWEQRLGRLFDTLRAGDVLVVSTERVLGRTSDEITRTIQALRRHNLVVKVLNHGARHLEDAQG from the coding sequence ATGCACGAGACGACCGATTCGACGACGAACCGCCGGTCGAACCCTGCCGGCGGTCCCGACGGCGCGGCCGGTGCCCACGTGCCCGGGCACGGCGCGATCGGATGCCCCGAGTGCTTCGAGGAGCTCCAGCGCAACCACGACTGGTGGAAGGCCCGGCCAGAGGGCTCGCGCCTCGTCGGCCTCGTCGTGGCCCGCGACGACCTGCCGTCGATCGTCGAGCAGCGCGACGACCTCGGCGCGTTCGGCGTGCAGATCCTCGACTTCAAGCACCCCGCCCCCGAGAGCATCATCGAGACGTGGGAGCAGCGGCTGGGCCGGCTGTTCGACACGCTCCGCGCCGGCGACGTGCTCGTCGTGTCGACCGAGCGGGTGCTCGGCCGGACGTCCGACGAGATCACGCGGACCATCCAGGCGCTGCGCCGGCACAACCTCGTCGTGAAGGTGCTCAACCACGGTGCCCGTCACCTGGAGGACGCGCAGGGCTGA
- a CDS encoding TerC family protein: MDFSLAFTPDLIAVFLTLFVLEVVLGVDNVIFISILASKLPKEQQAKARNLGLTLAMVIRVILVFFAGWIITLKEEIFVLWGMGFSVKDLILIAGGLFLVYKAVTEIHHKLEGAEEEHGAAPKRITFGSVLAQILALDIVFSLDSVITAVGMTENIIVIVTVVVLSFGLMLFASRFIFAFVNNHPTVKMLALSFLLLIGVFLIAEGFGVHIDKALIYVTMAFAVLVEALNLIAAGRKAKRAAKRRKPVQLRPQYPDVDESAAVTAALSTAPGRGSVGLSNRPVEGDADASAERGGLG, encoded by the coding sequence GTGGACTTCTCCCTCGCCTTCACGCCCGACCTGATCGCCGTCTTCCTCACGCTGTTCGTGCTCGAGGTGGTGCTCGGCGTCGACAACGTGATCTTCATCTCGATCCTCGCGTCGAAGCTGCCGAAGGAGCAGCAGGCGAAGGCCCGCAATCTCGGCCTCACGCTCGCGATGGTGATCCGCGTGATCCTGGTGTTCTTCGCCGGCTGGATCATCACGCTGAAGGAGGAGATCTTCGTCCTCTGGGGCATGGGCTTCTCGGTGAAGGACCTGATCCTCATCGCCGGCGGCCTGTTCCTCGTCTACAAGGCCGTGACCGAGATCCACCACAAGCTCGAGGGCGCCGAGGAGGAGCACGGTGCCGCGCCGAAGCGCATCACCTTCGGCTCGGTGCTCGCGCAGATCCTCGCGCTCGACATCGTGTTCTCGCTCGACTCGGTCATCACCGCGGTCGGCATGACCGAGAACATCATCGTCATCGTGACGGTCGTGGTGCTCTCGTTCGGCCTGATGCTCTTCGCGTCGCGGTTCATCTTCGCGTTCGTCAACAACCACCCGACGGTGAAGATGCTGGCGCTGTCGTTCCTGCTGCTCATCGGCGTGTTCCTGATCGCCGAGGGCTTCGGCGTCCACATCGACAAGGCGCTGATCTACGTGACGATGGCGTTCGCGGTGCTGGTCGAGGCGCTCAACCTCATCGCCGCGGGCCGCAAGGCCAAGCGTGCCGCGAAGCGCCGGAAGCCGGTGCAGCTGCGCCCGCAGTACCCCGATGTCGACGAGTCGGCGGCGGTCACCGCTGCGCTGTCGACCGCACCGGGTCGCGGATCGGTCGGCCTGTCGAACCGGCCGGTCGAGGGCGACGCGGATGCCTCCGCCGAGCGCGGCGGCCTCGGCTGA
- a CDS encoding CPBP family intramembrane glutamic endopeptidase, protein MTERVAPQHVAPAPEPANAWSRFWNRGGWWRALLITVVYIVVYQLLGLLVGTLFGGLVDPDDQLADPASIFFGIALPILLAGGLLLLFVWSVGWLPGIFGRQPIEGRPWMWIAVVLVVVPIVIRLFATNWSAYSVAVVFTMLFLGLCIGFAEELITRGVGVNLLRAGGYSERVVMVISSALFGLMHSVNVLSGQPVLNVAITVVYAFGFGAMMYLSMRVTGSVVWAMLLHAATDPTTILVTGGVDAHGATAGADGLVTIAGLFNYAYIVLAIVAIFLVKGRVKDKAALAG, encoded by the coding sequence ATGACTGAGCGCGTCGCACCCCAACACGTCGCACCCGCACCCGAACCCGCCAACGCCTGGAGCCGCTTCTGGAATCGCGGCGGGTGGTGGCGTGCGCTGCTGATCACCGTGGTCTACATCGTGGTCTACCAGCTCCTGGGCCTCCTGGTCGGCACGCTGTTCGGCGGCCTGGTCGACCCCGACGACCAGCTCGCCGACCCGGCGAGCATCTTCTTCGGGATCGCGTTGCCGATCCTCCTCGCCGGCGGCCTGCTGCTGCTGTTCGTCTGGTCGGTCGGATGGCTGCCCGGGATCTTCGGGCGTCAGCCGATCGAGGGCCGCCCGTGGATGTGGATCGCGGTCGTGCTCGTCGTGGTGCCGATCGTGATCCGCCTGTTCGCGACGAACTGGTCGGCGTACTCGGTCGCGGTGGTGTTCACGATGCTGTTCCTGGGCCTGTGCATCGGCTTCGCGGAGGAGCTGATCACGCGCGGTGTCGGCGTGAACCTGCTCCGGGCCGGCGGGTACAGCGAGCGCGTGGTCATGGTGATCTCATCGGCGCTGTTCGGCCTGATGCACTCGGTCAACGTGCTGTCGGGGCAGCCGGTGCTGAACGTGGCCATCACCGTCGTCTACGCGTTCGGCTTCGGCGCGATGATGTACCTGTCGATGCGGGTGACGGGCAGTGTCGTCTGGGCGATGCTGCTGCACGCGGCCACCGACCCGACGACCATCCTCGTGACCGGCGGGGTCGATGCGCACGGCGCCACTGCCGGAGCCGACGGGCTCGTGACGATCGCGGGTCTGTTCAACTACGCGTACATCGTGCTCGCGATCGTCGCGATCTTCCTCGTGAAGGGGCGGGTGAAGGACAAGGCCGCGCTCGCGGGCTGA
- a CDS encoding GNAT family N-acetyltransferase, with amino-acid sequence MLVELEPWGPGDRHLLDRANTPEMTRYLGGPETDEQLADRQERYLRGWREGTSWMFRIVVDGEPAGGIGWWPVEHDGVPAYETGWNTMPEFQGRGVGREALRQVVRRVAALGDRELLVAYPGVDNPGSNALCRSAGFEHVGGDTMPWRGGTITFNTWVLDLSPLDLAGREPDLDERFDGGLDPATWWPHYTPHWSSRERSAARWTTDERGLELRIDADTEPWAPEWDGDVRVSHVQTGKHSGAVGTATGQHRFRDGLVVREAQSDQRLHLVHHGVIEVRMAAIRHPAAMVACWPIGYEERPDDCGEICIAEIFGSELDDGGGLVGVGVKPQRDPRLHADFEKVRVDGDLTEAHDYAVEWEPHRLRFFIDGRWVKTVVQSIDYPVQLMLDVYELPSASAPRDTSQHPLRFRVERVRTFPPLP; translated from the coding sequence ATGCTCGTCGAACTCGAGCCCTGGGGTCCGGGCGACCGGCACCTGCTCGATCGGGCGAACACGCCGGAGATGACGAGGTACCTCGGCGGCCCCGAGACCGACGAGCAGCTCGCCGACCGGCAGGAACGCTACCTGCGCGGCTGGCGCGAGGGCACCTCGTGGATGTTCCGCATCGTCGTCGACGGCGAGCCCGCCGGCGGCATCGGCTGGTGGCCGGTCGAGCACGACGGGGTGCCCGCGTACGAGACGGGCTGGAACACCATGCCCGAATTCCAGGGGCGCGGCGTCGGCCGCGAGGCGCTCCGGCAGGTCGTCCGGCGGGTGGCCGCGCTCGGCGACCGGGAGCTGCTCGTCGCGTACCCGGGCGTCGACAACCCCGGATCGAACGCCCTCTGCCGCAGCGCGGGGTTCGAGCACGTCGGCGGCGACACCATGCCCTGGCGCGGCGGCACGATCACGTTCAACACCTGGGTGCTCGACCTGTCGCCGCTCGACCTCGCCGGCCGCGAGCCCGACCTCGACGAGCGGTTCGACGGCGGATTGGACCCGGCGACCTGGTGGCCGCACTACACGCCGCACTGGTCGTCGCGCGAGCGGTCCGCCGCCCGGTGGACGACCGACGAGCGCGGTCTCGAACTCCGGATCGACGCCGACACCGAGCCGTGGGCACCCGAGTGGGACGGCGACGTCCGTGTCTCGCACGTGCAGACCGGGAAGCATTCCGGCGCGGTCGGCACGGCGACCGGCCAGCATCGGTTCCGCGACGGACTGGTGGTGCGCGAGGCGCAATCCGACCAGCGCCTGCACCTCGTGCACCACGGCGTCATCGAGGTGCGCATGGCCGCGATCCGGCACCCCGCCGCGATGGTCGCCTGTTGGCCGATCGGCTACGAGGAGCGCCCCGACGACTGCGGCGAGATCTGCATCGCCGAGATCTTCGGGTCGGAGCTCGACGACGGGGGCGGTCTCGTCGGCGTCGGCGTGAAGCCGCAGCGCGATCCACGCCTCCACGCCGACTTCGAGAAGGTCCGTGTCGACGGCGACCTCACCGAAGCGCACGACTACGCCGTCGAGTGGGAACCGCACCGGCTTCGGTTCTTCATCGACGGACGCTGGGTGAAGACCGTCGTCCAGTCGATCGACTACCCCGTGCAGCTGATGCTCGACGTGTACGAACTGCCATCGGCGTCGGCGCCCCGTGACACCTCGCAGCATCCGCTGCGGTTCCGCGTCGAGCGGGTGCGGACCTTCCCGCCGCTCCCGTGA
- a CDS encoding SGNH/GDSL hydrolase family protein, protein MRRHARASRPPATADRRVRSSGGARLRSAIAWLAGAAAAAATIAVWWTWLARRQHHWRTALAEAIPVNSAYWREQRARKGELLYVAIGDSAAQGIGASRPGHSYVGFLARRIAGASGRRVRTVNLAISGATVRIAIDSEVPVLQRLDPDVVTVAIGANDIAGFDAERFQREIRELFAVLPDHAIVADLPSFYFLPAQRRVRVANRILRAAAAERGLSVAPLHARTDRQGLWGVTTQFAGDLFHPNDRGYRVWASAFTPAVERRVAEVGGRGQTRP, encoded by the coding sequence ATGCGTCGTCACGCCCGAGCTTCCCGCCCGCCCGCGACCGCCGATCGCCGAGTCCGGTCGAGCGGCGGTGCACGGCTTCGCAGTGCGATCGCGTGGCTCGCGGGCGCTGCGGCGGCCGCGGCGACGATCGCGGTCTGGTGGACCTGGCTCGCCCGGCGCCAGCACCACTGGCGCACGGCGCTCGCCGAGGCGATCCCGGTGAACTCCGCCTATTGGCGCGAGCAGCGCGCGCGGAAGGGCGAGCTGCTCTACGTCGCGATCGGCGACTCGGCGGCGCAGGGCATCGGCGCCAGCCGGCCGGGCCACAGTTACGTCGGGTTCCTCGCGAGGCGGATCGCCGGGGCATCCGGCCGCCGGGTGCGCACCGTGAACCTGGCGATCTCGGGCGCGACCGTGCGGATCGCGATCGACAGCGAGGTGCCCGTGCTGCAGCGGCTCGACCCCGACGTGGTGACCGTCGCGATCGGTGCGAACGACATCGCCGGGTTCGACGCCGAGCGCTTCCAACGGGAGATCCGCGAACTCTTCGCCGTGTTGCCCGACCACGCGATCGTGGCCGACCTGCCGAGCTTCTACTTCCTGCCGGCGCAGCGGAGGGTCCGCGTCGCGAACCGGATCCTGCGCGCGGCCGCTGCCGAGCGCGGGCTCTCGGTCGCACCCCTGCACGCGAGGACCGACCGCCAGGGGCTGTGGGGCGTGACCACGCAGTTCGCGGGCGACCTGTTCCACCCGAACGACCGAGGGTACCGGGTGTGGGCGTCGGCCTTCACCCCGGCCGTCGAACGGCGGGTCGCCGAGGTCGGTGGTCGGGGGCAGACTCGTCCCTGA